One window of the Armatimonadota bacterium genome contains the following:
- a CDS encoding AbrB/MazE/SpoVT family DNA-binding domain-containing protein, translating to MATVTVSKKGWVVIPREIRQRYGIRPGDRVQVVDYAGRIAIIPAMKDPIREARGMLKRGPSLTEALLEERRQELKREQEEMQRWGARKEGS from the coding sequence GTGGCTACCGTCACGGTCTCCAAAAAGGGCTGGGTGGTGATCCCCCGCGAGATCCGGCAGCGCTACGGCATTCGGCCTGGGGACAGGGTGCAGGTGGTGGACTACGCCGGGCGTATCGCCATTATTCCGGCCATGAAGGACCCGATCCGGGAAGCGAGAGGCATGCTGAAGAGGGGTCCTTCCCTGACCGAGGCTCTGCTGGAGGAGAGGCGCCAGGAACTGAAGCGCGAGCAGGAAGAGATGCAGCGGTGGGGCGCCCGTAAGGAAGGCTCGTAG
- a CDS encoding IS110 family transposase: MRTYIGVDYHRGYSYMTAMDETGNIRARGRVANDREEVREFVSRANCDGEAAAVLEASRNWMVMYDWLEELVGEVHLAHPLKVKAIAEARIKTDKIDSEVLAHLLRCDLLPEAHVPAEATRVARNILRQRMFFVRVRTMVKNRVRGLLDRYPELAKSQPCKDIFSKEDLLWLRGVSLRSEDQQMLDEELELYGALEQHVRRSDALVEKLAHGDERVKLLETIPGIGKFFGVLIAHEVDDVRRFSSEKKFFSYIGIVPSTHSSGGRTYHGRLTKQGNKYLRWAFVEAIWPAVRGDPSLAAYYARIKARAGPNPAKIATAGRLATVVYRVLSQGRPYYRSQVAGSRPPSCILGGLH, from the coding sequence ATGCGAACATATATCGGCGTCGACTACCACCGAGGCTACTCATACATGACAGCCATGGACGAGACGGGCAACATACGCGCCCGAGGGCGGGTGGCGAACGACCGGGAGGAAGTAAGAGAGTTCGTGAGCCGCGCCAACTGCGACGGTGAGGCGGCCGCTGTTCTGGAGGCTAGCAGGAACTGGATGGTGATGTACGACTGGCTGGAGGAACTCGTGGGGGAAGTACATCTGGCCCATCCCCTCAAGGTTAAGGCGATCGCCGAGGCCAGGATCAAGACGGACAAGATAGACTCTGAGGTGCTGGCTCACCTCTTGCGTTGTGACCTTCTGCCTGAGGCCCATGTGCCAGCCGAGGCAACGCGCGTCGCCCGCAACATACTGCGACAGAGGATGTTCTTCGTCCGCGTACGCACGATGGTCAAGAACCGTGTCCGGGGCCTCCTGGACCGCTATCCGGAACTGGCCAAGTCTCAGCCTTGCAAGGACATTTTCTCCAAGGAAGACCTGCTGTGGCTTAGAGGTGTCTCCCTGAGGAGCGAAGATCAGCAGATGCTGGATGAGGAACTGGAGCTCTACGGGGCCCTGGAGCAGCACGTCCGGCGTAGTGATGCGTTGGTAGAGAAGCTGGCCCACGGAGACGAAAGAGTCAAGCTTCTGGAGACCATCCCCGGGATCGGCAAATTCTTCGGTGTCCTCATCGCTCATGAGGTCGACGATGTGAGGCGGTTCTCCAGCGAAAAGAAGTTCTTCAGCTACATAGGGATCGTCCCCTCCACCCATTCCTCTGGAGGAAGAACCTACCATGGCCGACTGACCAAGCAGGGAAACAAGTACCTGCGTTGGGCCTTCGTGGAGGCCATCTGGCCGGCCGTTCGGGGCGATCCGAGTCTGGCTGCCTACTACGCCAGGATTAAGGCGAGAGCAGGGCCTAACCCGGCGAAGATCGCTACCGCCGGACGCCTGGCCACAGTCGTGTACCGGGTTCTCAGTCAGGGTAGGCCCTATTATCGTAGTCAGGTCGCCGGTTCCAGGCCGCCCTCGTGCATCCTTGGTGGGCTGCACTAG
- a CDS encoding type II toxin-antitoxin system VapC family toxin yields MAARYVLDSFALMALFQEEPGAAKVQELLAGAQRGEHELYMSVVNLGEMVYTVGNRRGLEASQEALAAADQLPIEIVGVDRPLALSAARLKAASGIGYADCFVAALAQRLGGAVVTGDPHFRQVEHLVAVEWLPSADTQ; encoded by the coding sequence ATGGCGGCCCGATACGTGCTGGACTCCTTTGCTCTGATGGCGTTGTTCCAGGAGGAGCCGGGAGCAGCCAAGGTGCAGGAATTGCTCGCGGGCGCCCAGCGAGGTGAGCATGAGCTATACATGTCAGTCGTGAACCTGGGCGAGATGGTCTACACGGTGGGGAACCGCCGTGGCCTCGAGGCTTCCCAGGAGGCGCTGGCGGCGGCCGATCAACTGCCCATCGAGATTGTGGGGGTTGACCGGCCGCTGGCTCTGTCCGCCGCCCGCCTGAAGGCGGCCAGCGGCATCGGCTACGCCGACTGTTTTGTGGCCGCCCTCGCTCAGCGCTTGGGCGGCGCCGTTGTCACCGGGGACCCCCACTTCCGCCAGGTCGAACACTTGGTGGCGGTCGAGTGGCTTCCGTCGGCGGACACTCAATAG
- a CDS encoding DNA polymerase Y family protein — protein MDIACVHIPRFAVEVERQRRNDVATRLILIGDASVFDCSLGAEASGVRQGMRMSEAIGLCHRAVVLPPDLPHYQRRFEEVLDFLEGYSPAVELADLGTAYLSLGGLLLQPESFADSLIASLHRRFGFMAAVGIAGGKFTARVAAQTTRPGLAKIVPPGEEASFLAPLPIDLLPASDSMRWRLGLLGLYRIGDIARLPLGAFQQQFGPEGRRCWELAQGIDSEPLVPRVKEETVVRRLQLAAQAVTLEAILVGVERLVHTAYAGPDRRGRWVRKAVVRAALDTGGTWELAVPFHEALADPRDAWFAVKNAVARHPPERPVEELEVELVGLSAESGKQASMLEGKGKLWRQVEEAARQLRAQQGRAAIGKVVEVEPWSRIPERRVAFVEFDQSA, from the coding sequence ATGGACATCGCCTGCGTGCATATCCCCCGCTTCGCCGTCGAAGTCGAGCGGCAGCGCCGCAACGACGTAGCTACCCGCCTCATCCTCATCGGCGACGCCAGCGTCTTCGACTGCTCCCTGGGTGCGGAGGCCTCAGGCGTCCGGCAGGGCATGCGCATGTCGGAGGCCATCGGCCTTTGCCACCGGGCGGTGGTGCTGCCGCCGGACCTGCCCCACTATCAGCGCCGCTTCGAGGAGGTGCTGGACTTCCTCGAGGGCTACAGCCCAGCGGTGGAGTTGGCCGATTTGGGCACTGCCTACCTGTCGTTGGGTGGCCTTTTGTTGCAGCCAGAGTCCTTCGCCGATAGTCTTATCGCCTCCCTGCATCGGCGTTTCGGCTTCATGGCTGCGGTGGGCATCGCCGGGGGGAAGTTCACGGCGCGAGTGGCGGCCCAGACTACGCGGCCCGGCCTGGCGAAGATCGTGCCGCCGGGTGAGGAGGCGTCCTTCCTGGCGCCTCTGCCCATCGATCTCCTGCCTGCCAGCGACTCCATGCGCTGGCGGCTGGGCCTGCTGGGCCTCTACAGGATAGGTGACATCGCCCGGCTGCCCCTGGGGGCGTTCCAGCAGCAGTTCGGGCCGGAGGGCAGGCGCTGCTGGGAACTGGCCCAGGGCATCGATAGCGAGCCGCTGGTGCCACGGGTGAAGGAAGAGACTGTGGTCCGGCGGCTTCAGTTGGCGGCCCAAGCGGTCACTCTGGAGGCGATCCTAGTGGGCGTGGAGCGGCTGGTCCACACCGCCTACGCCGGTCCCGACCGCCGCGGCCGCTGGGTACGCAAGGCCGTGGTGCGGGCGGCTCTGGACACTGGCGGGACGTGGGAACTGGCGGTGCCCTTCCACGAGGCGCTGGCCGACCCCCGCGACGCCTGGTTCGCCGTCAAGAACGCCGTCGCCCGGCATCCGCCCGAGCGACCGGTGGAGGAGTTGGAGGTGGAACTGGTGGGCCTGAGCGCCGAGTCCGGCAAGCAGGCCAGCATGCTGGAAGGGAAGGGGAAGCTGTGGCGGCAGGTGGAAGAGGCGGCGCGCCAACTACGCGCCCAGCAGGGGCGCGCGGCGATAGGGAAGGTGGTGGAGGTGGAGCCATGGTCGCGCATCCCCGAGCGGCGGGTGGCCTTCGTCGAGTTCGACCAGTCGGCGTAG